The Amblyraja radiata isolate CabotCenter1 chromosome 1, sAmbRad1.1.pri, whole genome shotgun sequence genome contains a region encoding:
- the LOC116981340 gene encoding tetraspanin-36-like: protein MDCGVVTSKTLLLFISLVFWAAGAVLTYVGATLLSTMKNYSHFFQDKYTVLPAMIIIGVALVMFLIGIIGCCATLTDSRCGLGLFLFILLVISAAEVSAFVLGFIYRRQVHEGLDKSMVAVFDKYNGENAESRAVDYLQTQMTCCGILNFTYWEKTEWFKANKTLPISCCKVEFTNCTGNASQPELLNTGGCESKLEKNLESILSYVMLTTLGFLIIQLFGMISICVLACRRQENGYLPILPGTYA from the exons ATGGATTGCGGTGTGGTAACTTCCAAAACCCTTCTCCTTTTCATCAGCCTTGTTTTCTGG GCTGCAGGAGCTGTTCTCACTTATGTGGGAGCCACCTTGTTATCAACCATGAAAAACTACAGTCACTTTTTTCAAGACAAGTACACTGTGCTCCCAGCTATGATTATCATTGGCGTAGCACTTGTGATGTTTTTGATTGGAATCATTGGATGTTGTGCCACTCTGACAGATTCTCGCTGTGGGTTGGGATTG tttctgTTCATCCTCCTCGTCATTTCTGCTGCAGAGGTATCTGCCTTTGTTCTGGGATTCATCTACAGAAGACAG GTCCATGAAGGTTTGGATAAGTCCATGGTGGCTGTCTTTGATAAATataatggggaaaatgcagaaaGCAGAGCTGTGGACTACTTGCAGACACAG ATGACATGCTGTGGAATTCTGAACTTCACCTACTGGGAAAAAACTGAGTGGTTCAAAGCAAACAAGACTCTACCCATCAGCTGCTGTAAGGTTGAATTTACCAACTGCACGGGCAATGCAAGTCAACCCGAGCTGCTCAACACTGGA GGCTGCGAGTCCAAATTGGAGAAAAACTTGGAATCTATTCTGAGCTACGTTATGCTGACCACCCTGGGATTTCTCATCATTCAG CTCTTTGGCATGATCAGCATCTGTGTGCTCGCCTGCAGACGACAGGAGAATGGCTACCTCCCTATCCTACCAGGAACATACGCATGA